ATCTGCTATAGTGAATATATCTTTCGGGATGTACTCCAAGGTTTTGGCAAGACTCTCCCAACCCTTTGGCCCCAGTGCTTCATAAAAGGCTATATTGGGTTTATAGGCTATCGCATATTCTTTGGTGGCATCTATAATCTGCTTATTGAATTCGAAAACCGGGTCTTCAAGTTTAAGCAGGTGTGCAGGGATCTTTGAAAGGTCTGTATCCAAACCTACACAGAGGTAGGAGTTTTTCTTCTGTATTTGCTGAAATAGCTGGGCTTTGTTCATGAAACAAAAATATAAATATGTTCATGAACATGCCTATTTTTAGTCTTGAGATTTTAGTAATGAGTATTGAGATGCCGCTTTTTGAGAGCTTTCCTCCACTCTTACTCAAGACTACCAACTCAAGACTCACGACTATAAATTAGTCTTGAGATTTTAGTAATGAGTATTGAGACGCCACTTTTTGAGAGCTTTCCTCCACTCTTACTCAAGGCTACCTACTCAATACTTACAACTGTAAATTAGTCTTGAGATTTTAGTAATGAGTATTGAGATGCCACTTTTTGAGAGCTTTCCTCCACTCTCACTCAAGGCTACCAACTCAATACTCACGACTGTAAATTAGTCTTGAGATTTTAGTATTAAGTATGGAGACGCTGCTTTTTGAGAGCTTTCCTCCACCATACTCAATACTTATCTACTCATGACTCACGACTAAACACTCACGACTTCACTCCCTGTAGAAGATCCACGTACCATTCGTCAGGTTGTTTCATTTTGCTGAGCATGATACTGGCATAACGAACGGCTTCACCGTAATTACCTGCAAGGTAATAGGCCTCGGTGATCACTCTTCCCCATTTCATCAATATACCTTCGTCGGCAGATATGCCGGGATAAGTATATAGCATGGTTTTGTATGCCTCGATCGTCCCGTTATAGTCGCCTGCTTTAAACAAGGCAAAGGCATATCTGGAATAGAGGTCCTGGTTAAATAAAGCAGGATTGCTGGTATGGATTTTTTCGTACAGGCTCGTTACACGATCATAGTCTTCGGCTTCAAAGGCTGCATAAAATGCCTTTTTATAATGTAGCTCCGGTGCATACCCTGCCTCGCCTGCTTTTTCAAATGCCACAGAAGCATCTTTTTTGCGGCCTAGCTGTTGGTATACATTGGCATTATGCACAAAGTCGGTGGCATCTTTTGGCTGCTCGATTAATGTTGACTCGCTCAGTTTTTCTATATCCACTGCCGGTTCCTGCCCTCTGCCATGGCCCCGATGTATTAACATTTGTAGATAGAGCCTGTGCGGGTTTTTAAGCGGGAGGCGTGCATGTACATTTACAAGGTATTCATAGGCATGATCGTAGTCGCCGAGCTGATAGGCCATATCGCCCAAAAGCAGCATGATATGCCAGTAATCGGCGCTTTCATTGGAATAATAAGGCAAAAGCTGCCTGATGTCTTCAATGGCCTCGTTAAACTTATGGTTAGCCCTCAACAGCAGGATTCTGTAATACAACCCTCCTGCCCGGTAACTGTGATTTCCGGCGATGCACTGCGACAACAGGTGGTATGCTTTCTGAAAATTACCCAAATGATAATTAGCAACTCCTGAATGATACAAGGTCTGGGGTATGGGTATTTCCCTTTTATGATACTCTTCAAGTACTGTTTGGGTACTTTGCCAGTCTCCGCCCTGGAAATAAAACCCTGCCATAGTGCTCAGAAAGAATTTTTCCTGGAGGCCATTGCAGCGGGCCTTTTTCATCAGCTCAATAGCTTTTTCAAATTCACCAATTGTAAAATACGTTTTAGCTGTCCCCTGCAATACAACCGGATCGTCAGCTTTTAAAGCCAGCGCTTTCTCAAAGGTTTGGATAGCCTCTGCTTGTTTCTCAGTTTGAAGAAAGGCCGTTGCTAATAGCATATACACCTTTAACTGCTGGTATATGGTGGTGCTTCTATCAGATTGCCATACCGTCAGCAGCTCCTGTAAGCTTTGTGCTTCATGGCTCTGGGATTGATAACGCTCAACCCAACCTTTCAACAGTGTAATGGTTTTGGGGTACTGCCTTGACAGGTTATAATATTCGGCCCGGATCAGTATACCGTCAACCGGCAAACCAGCATCCTCTGGCAGTGCATTCCATAACTTTGATGCCTCCTCCCATTGCCCTATGCGAGCGTAAGCGGTTGCTGTATAAACCAGATAATTTGTTTCTAAAGTCTGATTTACCCCTTCATATTTTTTCAGTAGCTCAAGATAAAGTTTGCTGTTGGCCATTTCATGGGTCAGGGCCAGAACTTTACCCAAATCCCCCTCTTTAATGTCCGACAGATTCGTACCACAATGACTTATGAGCAACTGATGCTGACTCTGATACAAATAGGTCAGAGCGAGATGATGCCCTGCACAATATTTTAGTACCTGCCGGAAGCAAAGTATTGCCTTTTCAAAGTCTTTGTGGTGTAGATAATATTTCCCCAGATCGAGAATCAACTTATGATTTTCCGGGTACAGCGGGATGATTTTCTCAAAGTCTTCCAGTCGGCAATCTGCCAGCCCGGTCAGTTGCAGGTAATCTTCAGAGGTTGCATGCCCCAGGCCTTCCAGCGTCGTCAAATGCTGCGTCAGTATATCATAGGCCTCATTTGTTTTTTGCCAGCCACAATACAACATCCACAAGCGGTTATATGTTGCCTGCTCTTTTGCGTCTACAGGCTCGCTATCCTGTTCTGCCTGATTTAGGATGTCTTTTGCTTCAACCAATGCAGCGTACATATCTTCCGCTAACCGGTTTTTGTATGCAATTTTAGCCTGATCTATACAGGTGATGAATGATGATGTCATAATTTACTTTTGTTCTGACCAGTTGAGTTGGTAAAATGGAGAGTCTGCTTTACGCATGGAATTGCTTATTGAATAATAGGCAGCAATCAATGGATTAGAAATTAATACATTGCTATGATCATGTATTTCATAGCCTTTTACATACTGATCTCCTGCCAGAACATTTTGATGGAAATGATCCCAGCTATCAAATTTTTGGCGCACCTCCCCGGCTATGTCATATAACCTCCGCCTGATCTCATCCTCTTCCAGGTATCCGTATGCTCCATAAAGCCTCATGAGCATCACGTATTGTGCAATTTCATGGCCGCGTATACCTGTTTCTTTGAGCTCATGCCTGTAAAGCCATGCTATTTTGCACCGCTTCACTTCAAGCGGAGTTTCCAGGGCATTCAGGTGACCTTTAAATTCGGCTTCCGATAGCAAATCAAAATGGTGTACTGCCTCCATGAACATCCGGTTATGCATCTGGTCGTGCCGGTAATGGTACAAGCGGTCTTTGGCTTCTTTAGTATTGAAAATGCCGATACTGTACAGGTATGATTTGAGAAAGTCCTTCACTTTTTCATCCTTACCATCAAACCCAAATAGAGTTTGGTGATTGCAGTTGCCCAGGCTTTGCATGGTGAGTGCTGACAAGCTAAGTCCCCAGTACATCTCATCGCTTAAATGTTCCTGTTCCATTATGATATTGTTTGTTGACTTTTCAATTGTTCTGTTAAGCTCACGAGTACTTCCTGATGAGACGCTGAATACGCTCCTGACGATGCCATGGTTTCCAGCGAATGGATATACTGCATGGCAAACATGGAACCTTCCAACATCTGAGGCATCATTAGCGCTGTCATTTGTCCATACCCTGGAAATGGCCCGTTGGGTTCGCATAAGGGGTCGAGTATTATTTCCAGCAGCTTCTGGTATAGGGCTATGGCCGCGCTCATGTCTTCGGCAAGGAATGCTTTGATCTCTGCCTGTTTCATCATCAGTATGGAGAGCATCATGGGATTATCGGTCCTGTCTTTTTTATAGTAAGGCAGATGGTTGATAAGTGTTTCTACCTGATCTTTATTTGCCTGAAAGGTGGACATGAAGGTGCTCAACTGCATCATATCCATATGTATTTCTTCAGGGTCATAATCTATATTATCAGGCAATTGCACCTCTTCTTCCTGGATAGAAGGCTCTGGAACCGGTACTTCGTCCTCCACGGCAAACCCATGCTCCTCCATCCAGCGCTCAAGTTTTGAGCTGATATGCAATGAAATTTTCATGGCATTGATCTGCTCCCGGATCCCGCCTATCAGTTCTCTCGGCATCTTCGCAGGGGATACCTGCTCTATCACGGCATAAAAGTGCTTTTCAAGCTCTCCCAGGGTACGTCTCTGGTCAGCGTCCCCTATATGTATTTCCCTGGTTATGTACTCCAGCATGAACCGGCCCTTCTCAATGAAAAGCTCCTCATGCTGCTCAAATGCCCTGGCAATCTCACGGGTTCTCTCCTGTAAAACATAGATGACCCATTTGGCATCAATGCGGTTGCCAAAGAAATAATCTTCATAATAAGCATACAGGGCGTTCAAACCGGTCTCAGGGTCGCGTTCAATACATTCGCTGATGTTTTCTTTTACAAAGTCATAAATTTTTTCGCTGATGCTGTAGTGCAAACCTCCAAGCTTCCATACCACATTCAAAAACCCAAACCTATTAGTGAAGCCATTACGCTGGGCTATAATCACCTCTATGAGGTAGCTCAGCCAATAGTCATTATACATTTTGGCTTCGTGCTGGTTGAGTGCCAATGCTGAAAGTGCTGTAACCAGCTCTGCCAGTTCTTCCTCGTTTTCACTGCGGTCAATCAGCTCATCTTTGGCATGATAGAGTGCCTGGAGCACAAACCGATTGGCAGCCGACTTCAAACCATAGTGGAAGTTAGCTTTTGCATAGGCTACTACTTCTCCGAATCCATTAAATATATGCTCAAAAATATAGTCGCTGGTAAGCTGAAAGGCTTCTCCTTCCCTGAGTACTGTTGCCAAAGGGTTGTTGCACCCCAACGGTACCAGTACACTAAACTGGTCTTCGAAAAACGCCTTCTTCTTTTGATCATTATTGCAGGCTGCACTTTCGCTAAGCCACAGGGGTATCATTCCTGCAGGTATTTTTTTGGCATCGGCGGAAAAGGTGAAAAAGTGCCGGGCATATTTTTCAAAGGCGGGACTGTAATAATTAATGCCCTCATTGCCTGTAAGCCATTCATAAAAGCGTTTCAGGCAGCCCTCTGGCTGATGATAATGTAGCTCGCCGGGTCGGTGGTAATACAAGGCAACATCGGCCATATCCCATTTTTTAAGGGCAAGGGCTTCTATTAAAGGATATTCACCATCCTCAGTCCGGATGTGCAGTATGCCCTGGGTTCCCTGGATCAGCAATCCTTCTTTAAGTGCATCAATGGTCTGAAGCGCCCAGTCAGGGTTGGCAGACAACTGCCCGGCCAAAGCCGCTGGATTATAATCAATCCAATTTTTTACCAGGTCGGCAGGGCCATGCGCCAGTCTACTGCCCACCGATGCCAGCCGATTGTAGGTTTGGATAAAACTCTCCCAACTTCTTTCGAAGAAATCCTCAATAAATGTATCTCCTATCTCGAATTTACGGGGCTCTGGCGACCCTGAAATATAATAGTGGCTGCGGCAGCAAAATCCATATCGGATAGCAGCATCTGCATACCACTCAGACAGCAGGTAATTGCGAATATCCAAGGCCTGGGTAATGACGAAAGCCGCGGTATGATATGAGACCTCATTGGTAGCCTCCAAAAGCAGATGCAGGACATCGAGTAAAATGTTGCGGGTGCGATCATCTTTGACTGAAGTATAGGAATAATGGTCTTTAACAAATTTAAGTGCTTTATCAAGGGCTTGCCGGGCGGGATAATGGCCTGCTCTTAATGGCTCCAGCCAGCTCTCAATATGTTCGAAACCTTCCTGATATGCTTCATATGCTTTTGAAGCGGTAAAGTAATACTTGTATGACTGGCTATAATCCAGGCCATAATGGGATGGCACCGACAGTAATACACCCACTGCATCTCTGCGATCGTAGGTTTCGCTATTAGAAACAATGGCGTTAAGCTGTTCCTGTGTAAGTATTCCATAGCTGACGGCAAAACCAAGGATGCGCAGATAGAGTGGTGTACCCTCTGCATCTTCCTCCACGGCATCCTTGAAGTCGCGAGCATCAACGATCATATTCAAGGCATAACCGGACAGCACCTCCAGCCCCTCCGGGCTTACAGGCGGCTGTGGCTTCTGCTCCTCCAAAGCTGCTCTTTCACGTGCTTCCTCTTCTTCCCTGGACTGGTAATCGGATACCGCACTTTCATTAAAAAGCTGCGATCTTCTTTCCCGCTGCTTCTCTTCCAGTCTGAATCTTCGCTGGTGCCAATGCTCCAGGGCTTTATCATACTCGCTATTCAGGTTCTTTATCCAGCTTTCAATAGCTAAAAACTGTGCATGGCTCAGGCTATCTCCTATAACCACATCTGCAATTATGCCAGAGTCTTTCTGCAACAGCCAGTGAAGTGCCTCAGTACCTGCGGGACTATCCTGTCTGGCTACGGTAGCTATTACGCTTTCATTTTCAAATAAAAACCCTGCGGCAAGCCGGAGGTTATTATCAGTATTATCAAGTGCTTCCTTTGCTAGAAATTCATAGCGCCGATAGGCGAGGTAATTGGTTTGGTCTAACTGTTTTAACACATGCACCAAGGCCACTGCTGCATAAGGTTGCAGGTAGGGTATGTCCAGTAAAGGTTCCAGTACTGAGGTAAGGGTCTCAAGAAAGCTTTTGCCATTCTTTAGGGTAGTGTTCTTTCGGAAAGGAGTCCAGTCGAAGGTATTTTTAAATGCATGAAGATGGCCCAGTAGCAAGGCCCATTCTTCCCGGTGAAATGATTTTTCATCAACAATATGCTCAAAGATCTGTTGCGAAATATACTGATGGCTCTCTGTCAATTGCTGAGGTTGCCATCTGTAATAAGCGGCTCCCGCCAATTGAAGGTTAACCTTTGACGTCAGTTCGCCGCGTCGGCGTAGAAATCCCAGGTCGCTTTCTATCCGCTGAGTGGCATACTTTTCCCTGTCTGCAAGGGTTTCATCATCAAACGGAATTTTATTGAGCAGTTCATCCTCGATCAGGGAGTATTTCTGCTGCCCCTGGATAACTACCATTTTTTCCAGGCGCTGCATATCTTCGACAACCCTTTGTACTACGGCCAAATGCCGGTTGTACTTGCTTTGGTATTGCTCAAGTTTGGGTGCGGGGAGTTCTCTTAGCTTCTCCCCCAGTTCCATCTGGTCTACGCCGATACTTTTTAAAATTCGAGCTGCCCCAAAATACTTTTCCGGCTGAACCTCACTTCCGCAGTGCTTACAAAACTTGCCCTTGGGTGTCAGCTTTACGCACCAGGTGCAGCGCACCTCTTCCCTGACCATGCCTCCGCAGGTTGTACAGGAGTCTCCTGCCTTCCAGTCATTGGGCTGCCTGGCGTCGCACTTTTCACAATAGACTACAATAGACATTTATCTCGATCTCCTTACTTTTGCCCAGATGTTTTCCTTTTCCTGTGCGGTCATATTCTTGACCATATTTACAATGGCATTTTTAGACTCGCCTTCGCGCTTGAGGTAAAGAGCTATTTCAAAATCTGATGAGCCGACAAACTCAGCGCCGCATTCACGACAAAACTTGCCCGGTCCTGAGCTCAGGCACCAGTGGCAGTTGAGCACGGGCTCTGCCTGATTACCGCATGACAGGCACAGATCGCCGGTTTTGTAGTCCTTAGGCTGGCGGGTGCCACAGTGTACACACTTCACCACATCCGAGCCTTCAACAATGATCTGCTGCTGTGATTGTTGCTCTTCCGGCTTTGCCTCTTGCTGAGCCTGTTTTTTGGAACCTACAGCCCACTCCATCACTTTTTGGCTTACTTCTTCATCAAGGCCGGTAATATCCATGAAGGTTTGTGGGTCTCCAATAAATTCAAAATCGGTTTTACTTGATATTCCAGCGTCTTCCAACAATGCGATGTGATCGTCATTTAGTCCTTTGGATTTCAAAATATTCACCAAAAGTTTGGGGATCTTTTTATCTTCTTCCATGCGTCTGTTCTTGTTAAAATTCCTAAAACAAAGGTATCTGACTGGGGATGAAGGCTTTTCACCACTGTTGATGAATATTGAAAATCACGGAATACAGTGAGTGAAGCTTTAAGAATGGATGTCAACTTTGCTTACCAACACATTATAATAAATGAATGATGAAGCTAAATACACTATTAAAATTGAAGGCCCAGGCACCGGATGCTATTCTTAAGACATTGATCAGCACAGTGGAACGGGAAAAAGGATCAGATAACCCCAAATTACCTTTATTAAGGGTTTCTTTTGCAGGAGGGGGGTATGCGTCAGGTTACCTGATTGATTTTGATGAAAGGGAGCAAATGCTGTTGTTAGCGCACATTGCTGAGGAAAAGCCGGAGCTAATGTATATTCGAAGCAGTATTTTACAAGCAGTAGAAGTATTGCAGGCTAATGACTGGTTGCACGAGCTTTCAGATGGAGTTATTCCCTTTGAGCCCGCTCCGGGAGATGTACTTACGGGCATTAAATTAAAGGCACTGTTGAGAGAGGAAAGTGCTGTACTTTCTTCTTCTGTGGGGGAGAGTATTACCCTAAAGCTAAACCTTCCTGAAGATGCCTCACCGGCAGACCGCTATTATGCCACATGCTTAATAGATGATACGGTTACTGTACTCACATCAATTTGTAAAGATAAGTTTGGAAAGGCGGCTTTGGCAGAGGCAGTAACGACGGTTAGTATTATCCCTGGCCATGAAAATAAAACGAGTCTATCCGGAAGTAATCTTGAGCTGTATTTTAATATTGAAAGGGGGCTAAAAAGGAAGTTTAACGCTAAGGAGTTGCTGGAAAGTATTGAAAAGCTTCTTTAGATATCTGTTGCTTGACAGATGCGTGACCTGTCAGGGGACAGGCACGGGGGTTGGGCTATTGTATTGTGATTTGACCCTTTCAGGGTTTGCACTGTATTACTTCTCAGTAGAAGTCTCCACCTCCTTGGTCTGTCCCCCGACCAAGGGAGGGGTATGTCTTTTACTTTCTCTATATTTACTCGGAGTCATTCCTTTAATCTTTTTAAACATTCGGTTGAAATAGGGGATATCTCTGAAGCCGCACGAATATGCGATTTCAGATATGGTCAAATCTGAGTTTATTAGGAGTTTACACGAAGATGTAATTCTATATGCTGTTAAGTATTGAAAAAAAGTCACATTCTTATTTCTCTTAAAAAATACGCAGAATGATGATTTCTCCATACCCATAAATTTTGATACATCATTTAGTGAGATATTGTTTTGAAAGTTATTCATCACATAGAGTTCCAAGATTTGCATTTTTTTGGTGTTCCGTCCTTCTGCAATTGGCTGACCAACAATATTTGTATTTCGGGTATTTGCTATAGCAGATAAGATTGATAAAAAAGAAAGTACTCTTTCTGAAGGATTCTGTTTAAGCATTAGTCTTAAGGTATCTTGAAGTTTAACCAATGCGTGTTCTTTAAACTCTATGCCATTTGAGATTTTATTGATACTCGTTATTTGTTCAGTTAACTCAGGAAAAGTTGTTTTTAATTGAATTAACAAGTCAGTAGAAAAAAACAAGCAAATATTTTCAATTTTCCCCTCATCATCGTGGGTGAATTCATCAAAAGACCAGCAATGTGGAATATGGGGAGGGATTAATATTACTTCTCCTTCACTAAAAGGCGCTACGTTATCTCCAACAATTCTGGTACCCCCTCCAGTAATTATATACGCTATTTCCCAAAAATCTTGTCTGTGTAAGTGAATTTGCTTGTCCCATTTTATATGAACATGGTCAAACTTGAAAGATTGATTTGAAATGCTAACAGTATGACAATATTTTATAATATCAGACAAATGGATTTTAATTTATGAGTAAATACAAATATAAGACAATGTTATTCGAAAATAACGCAACTTGGATTTACTAGCCCCTCTTTAACTTTAGCAGTCAAAACATTAGATTAAATATGACCGAGAGTAATAGCCTATTAAAATCAAAGCCTCATTACAAGATTTTGGATGGATTGCGAGGGGTAGCAGCCTTAGTTGTTGTTTTATTTCATGTGCTGGAGATTTATTCAGGGGGAGATCATACAAAACAGTTAATAAATCATGGGTATTTAGCGGTCGATTTCTTTTTTATTTTATCAGGATATGTAATTAGCTATGCTTATGATGATCGATGGAATATTATGTCCTTGGGGCATTTTTTTAAACGAAGAATAATTCGCTTACAACCCATGCTCATCTTTGGATCAATATTCGGTGCTGTATTGTTTTATTTTCAATATTCCGAGATTCTGGGCTGGAGTAGAATTGCTGAAACACCTGTATGGAAAGTGGTGTTTTTAATGATTATGGGTTGTTTTCTTATTCCAGTTGGAAAAGGATTAGACATTAGAGGTTGGAATGAAATGTTTCCCCTCAATGGCCCTGCATGGACGCTATTTTTTGAAGAGATCGCAAATATTTCATATGCCCTGATTTTACGAAGACTATCTAATAAAATGATGTCCATTTTGGTATTAATAGCTATGGGTATTACTGTTCAATATGCTTTGACAAACCCTCATGGTGATATTATTGGAGGTTGGGCTATTGATGACCCCGCGCAGTTGAAGATTGGTTTTACTCGCCTGGCGTTTCCATTTTTGGCTGGAATATTATTAGCCAGGACAGTTAAAGTAAGTAAGTTAAAAAATTCCTTTTTATATACGTCTATCCTATTAATTACTTGTTTGTCTGTGCCACGAATTGGGGGACATGAAAATTTCTGGCAAAATGGTTTGTATGAGTGTTTTTGCTTAATTGTCGTGTTTCCATTTATTGTATGGATGGGAGCCAGTGGAGAAGTAACAGGTAAAATAGCTAAATTGAGTAAGTTTTTAGGGGATATTTCTTATCCAATTTACATCACTCATTTTCCAATTGTATATATATACATGGCTTGGGTATCAAATAATAATTATACACTAGAAGAAAGTTGGCCGTTTGCAATTTTGACAATGATAATTTCTATTATTGTTGCCTTTGTTGCCATGAAATTATACGATATGCCGATTCGATCATGGTTAAAAAGTAAATTTTTAACTAAAATTAAAAGGTAATGTAAGTGATGAAACCTCTTATACTCGGGCTGAGAATGGCATACAATAACGAGATATATTTGCATTATATTCTTTGTAAGATAATTGACAGGTCTTAAAGGAACTTTAAAAGGACTGCATAAGTAATATTGGGCATAATAAAACCGCAGCCTCTTGTATAAAACTCGCTCCCGTCCCAATGGCTGTCCCCCGACAGCCATCTAATGCTGCACAAAGTAATGCTTCAGTAGCGAAGGGTTTGTCAGGGGACCATCTGCTTGTTTGTTCCCTGACTGCTTAGAGTGCCTGTCGGGGGACAGGCAAGGGTGGAGTACTGGTATGGGTTACAAATAAAAAGCCTGGTTTTAGAGGCCAGGCTTTCAATTTTTTCTCTTCTTACAAGTTGCTTTCGAGGTAGTCTTTCATATCGGTGTCGGTGAAAAAGCCGCTGTGGTGGCCGCCGTAGCATGCGTTGATCAGGAATGTGCCGTTAGACAGGCTCAGGCTTTTTAGTTCTCCTGCATTGGCTTCTTCAATGTTGTTTACTTCTATCCTGTTAATGCTTTCTTGTACTGCTTCTTTTCCGTCTTTGTCGGAGCACACTTCTTTGAAAGCGTCTACCGTACGTTGCAGGCATACACTTGGAATAAATTTAATTGAATTCAAATCGAACGTTTCCCAGTTGATCTCAATAGGCAATTCTTTTCCTACTACTTCATTA
This region of Fulvivirga ulvae genomic DNA includes:
- a CDS encoding zinc ribbon domain-containing protein, whose product is MSIVVYCEKCDARQPNDWKAGDSCTTCGGMVREEVRCTWCVKLTPKGKFCKHCGSEVQPEKYFGAARILKSIGVDQMELGEKLRELPAPKLEQYQSKYNRHLAVVQRVVEDMQRLEKMVVIQGQQKYSLIEDELLNKIPFDDETLADREKYATQRIESDLGFLRRRGELTSKVNLQLAGAAYYRWQPQQLTESHQYISQQIFEHIVDEKSFHREEWALLLGHLHAFKNTFDWTPFRKNTTLKNGKSFLETLTSVLEPLLDIPYLQPYAAVALVHVLKQLDQTNYLAYRRYEFLAKEALDNTDNNLRLAAGFLFENESVIATVARQDSPAGTEALHWLLQKDSGIIADVVIGDSLSHAQFLAIESWIKNLNSEYDKALEHWHQRRFRLEEKQRERRSQLFNESAVSDYQSREEEEARERAALEEQKPQPPVSPEGLEVLSGYALNMIVDARDFKDAVEEDAEGTPLYLRILGFAVSYGILTQEQLNAIVSNSETYDRRDAVGVLLSVPSHYGLDYSQSYKYYFTASKAYEAYQEGFEHIESWLEPLRAGHYPARQALDKALKFVKDHYSYTSVKDDRTRNILLDVLHLLLEATNEVSYHTAAFVITQALDIRNYLLSEWYADAAIRYGFCCRSHYYISGSPEPRKFEIGDTFIEDFFERSWESFIQTYNRLASVGSRLAHGPADLVKNWIDYNPAALAGQLSANPDWALQTIDALKEGLLIQGTQGILHIRTEDGEYPLIEALALKKWDMADVALYYHRPGELHYHQPEGCLKRFYEWLTGNEGINYYSPAFEKYARHFFTFSADAKKIPAGMIPLWLSESAACNNDQKKKAFFEDQFSVLVPLGCNNPLATVLREGEAFQLTSDYIFEHIFNGFGEVVAYAKANFHYGLKSAANRFVLQALYHAKDELIDRSENEEELAELVTALSALALNQHEAKMYNDYWLSYLIEVIIAQRNGFTNRFGFLNVVWKLGGLHYSISEKIYDFVKENISECIERDPETGLNALYAYYEDYFFGNRIDAKWVIYVLQERTREIARAFEQHEELFIEKGRFMLEYITREIHIGDADQRRTLGELEKHFYAVIEQVSPAKMPRELIGGIREQINAMKISLHISSKLERWMEEHGFAVEDEVPVPEPSIQEEEVQLPDNIDYDPEEIHMDMMQLSTFMSTFQANKDQVETLINHLPYYKKDRTDNPMMLSILMMKQAEIKAFLAEDMSAAIALYQKLLEIILDPLCEPNGPFPGYGQMTALMMPQMLEGSMFAMQYIHSLETMASSGAYSASHQEVLVSLTEQLKSQQTIS
- a CDS encoding acyltransferase family protein; the protein is MTESNSLLKSKPHYKILDGLRGVAALVVVLFHVLEIYSGGDHTKQLINHGYLAVDFFFILSGYVISYAYDDRWNIMSLGHFFKRRIIRLQPMLIFGSIFGAVLFYFQYSEILGWSRIAETPVWKVVFLMIMGCFLIPVGKGLDIRGWNEMFPLNGPAWTLFFEEIANISYALILRRLSNKMMSILVLIAMGITVQYALTNPHGDIIGGWAIDDPAQLKIGFTRLAFPFLAGILLARTVKVSKLKNSFLYTSILLITCLSVPRIGGHENFWQNGLYECFCLIVVFPFIVWMGASGEVTGKIAKLSKFLGDISYPIYITHFPIVYIYMAWVSNNNYTLEESWPFAILTMIISIIVAFVAMKLYDMPIRSWLKSKFLTKIKR
- a CDS encoding tetratricopeptide repeat protein, coding for MTSSFITCIDQAKIAYKNRLAEDMYAALVEAKDILNQAEQDSEPVDAKEQATYNRLWMLYCGWQKTNEAYDILTQHLTTLEGLGHATSEDYLQLTGLADCRLEDFEKIIPLYPENHKLILDLGKYYLHHKDFEKAILCFRQVLKYCAGHHLALTYLYQSQHQLLISHCGTNLSDIKEGDLGKVLALTHEMANSKLYLELLKKYEGVNQTLETNYLVYTATAYARIGQWEEASKLWNALPEDAGLPVDGILIRAEYYNLSRQYPKTITLLKGWVERYQSQSHEAQSLQELLTVWQSDRSTTIYQQLKVYMLLATAFLQTEKQAEAIQTFEKALALKADDPVVLQGTAKTYFTIGEFEKAIELMKKARCNGLQEKFFLSTMAGFYFQGGDWQSTQTVLEEYHKREIPIPQTLYHSGVANYHLGNFQKAYHLLSQCIAGNHSYRAGGLYYRILLLRANHKFNEAIEDIRQLLPYYSNESADYWHIMLLLGDMAYQLGDYDHAYEYLVNVHARLPLKNPHRLYLQMLIHRGHGRGQEPAVDIEKLSESTLIEQPKDATDFVHNANVYQQLGRKKDASVAFEKAGEAGYAPELHYKKAFYAAFEAEDYDRVTSLYEKIHTSNPALFNQDLYSRYAFALFKAGDYNGTIEAYKTMLYTYPGISADEGILMKWGRVITEAYYLAGNYGEAVRYASIMLSKMKQPDEWYVDLLQGVKS
- a CDS encoding AraC family transcriptional regulator; translation: MSDIIKYCHTVSISNQSFKFDHVHIKWDKQIHLHRQDFWEIAYIITGGGTRIVGDNVAPFSEGEVILIPPHIPHCWSFDEFTHDDEGKIENICLFFSTDLLIQLKTTFPELTEQITSINKISNGIEFKEHALVKLQDTLRLMLKQNPSERVLSFLSILSAIANTRNTNIVGQPIAEGRNTKKMQILELYVMNNFQNNISLNDVSKFMGMEKSSFCVFFKRNKNVTFFQYLTAYRITSSCKLLINSDLTISEIAYSCGFRDIPYFNRMFKKIKGMTPSKYRESKRHTPPLVGGQTKEVETSTEK
- a CDS encoding DUF1266 domain-containing protein is translated as MEQEHLSDEMYWGLSLSALTMQSLGNCNHQTLFGFDGKDEKVKDFLKSYLYSIGIFNTKEAKDRLYHYRHDQMHNRMFMEAVHHFDLLSEAEFKGHLNALETPLEVKRCKIAWLYRHELKETGIRGHEIAQYVMLMRLYGAYGYLEEDEIRRRLYDIAGEVRQKFDSWDHFHQNVLAGDQYVKGYEIHDHSNVLISNPLIAAYYSISNSMRKADSPFYQLNWSEQK